In the Solanum pennellii chromosome 5, SPENNV200 genome, one interval contains:
- the LOC107018575 gene encoding probable protein phosphatase 2C 49, which yields MIVKNSTAAAKMVVVDAEILCQPNVSVEYIGVSTAAPVVGDEDLDFFDVSATATSSSLTKSREFRSADLVSVDISRSDSGVRCSTNTQTTIIDSARSSNVIPAIRSGSYTDIGPRRSNEDEHIRVDDLSAQLGSLYNWPLPGAFYAVFDGHGGSDAAAYVRTNAMRFFFEDANLPQTSIVDQAFLEELESSHFRAFLIADQALADECNVDAYCGTTAITALVLGRHLVVANAGDCRAVLCRKGVAVQLSQDHRPTCLAERQRVEKLGGIIEYGCLNGDLAITRALGDWYMKLPFGSASPLTAEPEVQQLLLTEDDEFMILGCDGIWDVMSNQDAVNVVRHELRLHNDPQQSARELVNQALCKDTDDNLTAIVVCFTSPDHRTSVPSQRPRFRCCNLSEDARKKLQSLLGSN from the exons ATGATTGTGAAGAATTCGACGGCGGCGGCGAAGATGGTGGTAGTAGATGCGGAGATTTTGTGTCAACCGAATGTTTCCGTTGAGTACATCGGAGTTTCAACGGCAGCGCCGGTGGTCGGAGATGAGGATTTGGACTTCTTTGATGTTTCGGCTACTGCTACGTCTTCTTCTCTTACAAAATCTCGTGAATTTCGCTCGGCTGATTTGGTTTCTGTTGATATTTCTCGTTCTGACTCG GGTGTGAGATGCTCAACTAACACTCAGACAACTATAATTGATTCAGCTAGAAGCAGTAATGTTATCCCAGCTATTCGTTCGGGTAGCTATACTGATATTGGACCTCGTAGATCCAATGAAGATGAGCATATTCGTGTTGATGATCTTTCAGCTCAGTTAGGATCTCTATACAATTGGCCTCTTCCAGGTGCCTTCTATGCTGTGTTTGATGGTCATGGAGGTTCTGATGCAGCTGCTTATGTCAGGACTAATGCAATGAGATTTTTCTTTGAAGATGCTAATTTGCCGCAAACATCTATTGTTGATCAAGCATTCTTGGAAGAATTGGAGAGTTCCCATTTTAGAGCATTTTTAATTGCTGACCAGGCCTTAGCTGATGAATGTAATGTTGATGCCTATTGTGGGACAACAGCAATAACTGCGCTGGTCCTAGGAAGACATCTGGTTGTTGCTAATGCCGGCGACTGTCGTGCTGTTCTTTGTAGGAAAGGTGTTGCAGTTCAGTTGTCTCAAGATCACAGGCCAACTTGTCTGGCGGAACGACAAAGAGTTGAGAAATTGGGCGGTATTATTGAATATGGTTGCTTAAATGGTGATCTTGCTATTACTCGAGCCCTTGGAGATTGGTATATGAAGCTTCCATTTGGGTCTGCATCTCCTCTTACTGCAGAACCAGAAGTTCAGCAATTGCTGTTGACTGAGGATGATGAGTTCATGATACTTGGTTGCGATGGCATCTGGGATGTGATGTCTAACCAAGATGCAGTGAATGTCGTTCGCCATGAGCTTAGGCTGCACAATGACCCACAGCAGTCTGCCAGAGAACTTGTGAATCAAGCTTTATGTAAAGACACAGACGACAATCTCACTGCAATTGTTGTATGCTTTACTTCACCTGATCACCGAACTTCAGTTCCATCACAGAGACCAAGATTCAGGTGTTGCAATTTGTCCGAGGACGCAAGGAAGAAGCTGCAAAGTTTGTTAGGAAGCAATTGA